In one Brevibacillus choshinensis genomic region, the following are encoded:
- the phnX gene encoding phosphonoacetaldehyde hydrolase: protein MKAVVFDWAGTMVDYGCFAPLAVFLQVFKNRGIELTAEEAREPMGMLKRDHIQTLCKMERVATLWQEKYGRTPDENDVDELYADFEPMLMETLHEYATPVPGAVELANRLRTQGIKLGSTTGYTRKMMDVVTVSAKEQGYAPDVLVTPSEVPAGRPYPWMCYQNAMLLDCYPMGAMVKVGDTTSDMKEGRNAGMWTVGVLKGGSELGLSQEEVQQLPEEVLEEKLARATERLLEAGAHYVIDEIGCLDEVLAQINERMAVGE, encoded by the coding sequence ATAAAAGCAGTTGTCTTTGACTGGGCAGGTACGATGGTGGATTATGGATGTTTTGCACCCCTGGCCGTATTTTTGCAAGTATTTAAAAATCGTGGGATCGAGCTGACCGCAGAGGAAGCGCGGGAGCCGATGGGCATGCTGAAGCGGGATCACATCCAGACATTGTGCAAGATGGAGCGTGTAGCCACACTATGGCAGGAAAAGTACGGACGCACACCAGATGAAAATGATGTGGATGAGCTTTACGCCGATTTTGAGCCGATGCTGATGGAGACGTTGCACGAGTATGCGACACCGGTACCAGGAGCAGTCGAGCTGGCAAACCGCTTGCGCACCCAAGGAATCAAGCTCGGTTCTACAACAGGCTATACCCGCAAGATGATGGATGTGGTGACGGTCTCGGCCAAGGAACAGGGCTACGCACCAGATGTTCTCGTGACACCGAGCGAAGTGCCTGCAGGGCGACCTTATCCGTGGATGTGCTATCAAAATGCGATGCTGCTTGACTGCTATCCGATGGGCGCCATGGTGAAGGTTGGCGACACCACGAGTGACATGAAGGAAGGCCGCAACGCAGGAATGTGGACGGTAGGTGTTTTAAAAGGCGGTAGCGAGCTGGGACTGTCCCAGGAGGAAGTACAGCAATTGCCAGAGGAAGTGTTGGAGGAAAAGCTCGCTCGTGCTACAGAGCGATTACTGGAAGCAGGCGCGCACTACGTGATCGATGAAATTGGCTGCCTCGATGAAGTATTGGCGCAAATCAATGAGCGCATGGCAGTAGGAGAGTAG
- a CDS encoding putative 2-aminoethylphosphonate ABC transporter permease subunit, protein MKASVMQQSGKSVQKWLITLVVVALLATVLLPLTQLFSKAFYDRAGNFIGLNNFLTYFSTPALSQSLTNTMHISVMTTVVAVILAFLFAYALTRSGIRGKRAFRAVALLPLFAPTMMHGIALTYLFGNQGLVTTGIFGMLPFTWDIDLYGPVGIILAEIVYVFPQAYLILAVSMAFADYQLYEAADTLGASHWRKFWIVTIPSVKYGIVSACFVCFTLAFTDFGAPKVVGGQFSVLATDVYKQVIGQQNMTMGATVGLLLILPALVAFIVDRIVERKQHAAVTAKSKPYRIKENRIRDTFFFLFCLAMSGFLLLLMAAVVLASFVKVWPYDLSFGWQHYDFSNVAGEGMGPLWNSIVVALITAVAGTVVTFGAAYVIEKSQVWSGLRQAGYFLSILPLALPGMVIGLAYIFFFNNPANPFHGLYGTIWMLILANVIHFFAVSFITATTALKKLDPEFEMAAESMGISRAKVFWRVTVPVCTPAIVEMAVYFFINSMVTISAVVFLYAADFKLASVSIVNMDDAGDVAPAAAMSVLIVLLNIIARAGAERIAARIRKRSAWTNQEKGAGGVNDKSSCL, encoded by the coding sequence ATGAAAGCTTCTGTGATGCAGCAAAGTGGCAAGTCGGTGCAAAAATGGTTGATTACGCTCGTCGTCGTGGCGCTGCTGGCAACTGTGCTACTACCTTTAACCCAGCTCTTTTCGAAGGCCTTTTACGACCGTGCGGGGAATTTCATCGGCCTGAACAACTTCCTGACTTACTTTTCTACACCGGCGTTGTCCCAATCGCTAACGAATACAATGCACATCTCCGTGATGACCACAGTCGTGGCGGTAATTCTAGCTTTTTTATTCGCGTACGCCCTGACGCGTAGCGGAATTCGTGGAAAGCGAGCATTTCGGGCGGTGGCGCTCTTGCCGCTGTTTGCACCTACGATGATGCACGGGATTGCCTTGACCTATCTGTTCGGCAATCAGGGACTGGTCACGACAGGAATCTTCGGGATGCTGCCATTTACATGGGACATTGACCTGTACGGTCCTGTGGGAATCATTTTGGCAGAGATCGTCTACGTCTTTCCACAAGCGTACTTGATTCTAGCTGTGTCGATGGCATTCGCGGACTACCAGCTCTATGAGGCTGCTGATACACTCGGAGCCAGTCACTGGCGCAAGTTTTGGATTGTTACGATTCCGAGTGTGAAATACGGGATTGTCAGTGCATGCTTCGTTTGCTTTACACTCGCGTTTACAGACTTTGGTGCCCCAAAGGTCGTGGGCGGACAGTTTTCCGTTCTGGCTACCGATGTGTACAAGCAAGTCATTGGACAGCAAAACATGACGATGGGCGCGACGGTGGGACTGCTTTTAATCCTCCCTGCACTAGTTGCTTTTATCGTAGACCGCATCGTCGAACGCAAGCAGCACGCCGCGGTCACGGCAAAGTCAAAGCCGTATCGCATCAAGGAAAACCGGATACGAGATACCTTTTTCTTTCTCTTTTGCTTGGCTATGAGTGGATTTCTGCTGCTGCTCATGGCAGCTGTCGTACTCGCTTCCTTTGTCAAAGTATGGCCGTACGACCTGAGCTTCGGGTGGCAGCACTACGACTTTTCCAATGTGGCTGGAGAAGGGATGGGGCCATTGTGGAACAGCATCGTCGTTGCATTGATCACGGCAGTAGCGGGAACGGTCGTCACCTTTGGCGCTGCCTACGTCATTGAGAAATCGCAGGTGTGGAGTGGCCTTCGGCAAGCGGGTTACTTCCTGTCGATTCTCCCACTGGCACTACCTGGTATGGTCATCGGTTTGGCTTACATTTTCTTCTTCAACAACCCGGCGAATCCATTTCACGGTTTGTACGGAACGATCTGGATGCTGATCTTAGCCAACGTGATTCACTTTTTTGCCGTATCGTTCATCACAGCGACCACGGCACTTAAAAAGCTTGATCCGGAGTTTGAAATGGCAGCTGAATCAATGGGTATATCACGGGCAAAGGTGTTTTGGCGAGTGACTGTTCCGGTTTGTACACCAGCGATTGTCGAAATGGCCGTCTACTTTTTCATCAATTCTATGGTCACGATCTCGGCAGTGGTCTTTCTGTACGCAGCAGATTTCAAGCTCGCTTCTGTCTCAATCGTCAACATGGACGACGCAGGGGATGTAGCACCTGCAGCAGCTATGTCTGTACTGATCGTCCTCCTCAACATCATCGCACGTGCAGGCGCTGAAAGGATCGCGGCGAGAATTCGCAAGCGCTCAGCATGGACGAACCAAGAAAAAGGAGCAGGTGGCGTAAATGATAAAAGCAGTTGTCTTTGA
- a CDS encoding putative 2-aminoethylphosphonate ABC transporter substrate-binding protein, with translation MKKWHYPLLASFLSIAVLTGCGQASQSQTNTQGSTSGGSAASQSGEITVYTALEDDQIKTYLESFKAKYPDVKVNIVRDSTGIVTAKLLAEKDNPQADVVWGTAATSLLVLDQQGMLEGYSPKGVEKVSAEFKDDKAPTHWVGIDAWETAFAVNTKELEKRNLPIPRSYEDLAKPEYKGMIVMPNPASSGTGLLTINGVMQLKGDANGWSYLDKLHDNMAIYTHSGSKPAKMAASGEYPIGISFGYRAITEKKKGAPIEVVFPEEGSGWDVEANALMKKAQIKPEAKLFLDWAISDEVMKAYNQNFAIVSVKQEGTSLPEGYSVDPLKQLVPLDLKKAAENREKVLAEWEKRYATKSEPK, from the coding sequence ATGAAGAAGTGGCATTATCCTTTACTTGCGTCCTTTTTATCGATCGCCGTACTCACTGGCTGTGGCCAAGCATCACAGTCCCAAACAAACACACAAGGTTCCACATCAGGAGGAAGCGCCGCTAGTCAATCCGGGGAAATCACCGTCTACACAGCTCTGGAAGATGATCAGATTAAAACGTACCTGGAGTCCTTCAAGGCAAAATACCCGGATGTGAAAGTCAACATCGTCCGCGACTCTACGGGCATTGTCACAGCCAAATTGCTGGCGGAAAAAGACAATCCACAAGCAGACGTCGTATGGGGTACCGCAGCTACAAGCCTATTGGTTCTCGATCAACAAGGCATGCTGGAAGGCTACTCGCCAAAAGGTGTCGAGAAAGTATCCGCTGAGTTTAAAGATGACAAAGCCCCTACGCACTGGGTAGGCATCGATGCATGGGAGACCGCGTTTGCTGTGAACACCAAGGAGCTGGAAAAACGCAATCTGCCGATTCCGCGTTCCTACGAGGACCTGGCGAAGCCCGAATACAAAGGGATGATCGTCATGCCGAACCCTGCATCCTCGGGAACAGGACTCTTGACCATCAATGGTGTGATGCAGCTGAAAGGCGATGCTAATGGTTGGTCTTACCTGGACAAATTGCACGATAATATGGCAATCTACACGCACTCTGGCTCCAAACCAGCAAAGATGGCAGCGTCGGGAGAATATCCGATCGGGATTTCCTTTGGCTACCGTGCCATTACGGAAAAGAAAAAAGGAGCGCCGATTGAGGTCGTCTTCCCTGAGGAAGGCTCCGGCTGGGACGTAGAAGCCAATGCTTTGATGAAAAAAGCGCAAATCAAGCCTGAAGCAAAGCTGTTCCTCGACTGGGCGATCTCTGACGAAGTGATGAAAGCCTACAACCAAAACTTCGCTATCGTCAGTGTGAAGCAAGAAGGAACATCTCTGCCCGAAGGATATTCCGTAGATCCATTGAAACAACTGGTTCCTCTCGATCTGAAAAAAGCGGCTGAAAACCGCGAGAAAGTATTGGCTGAGTGGGAAAAACGCTACGCTACCAAGAGCGAGCCTAAGTAA
- a CDS encoding aspartate/glutamate racemase family protein encodes MKTIGLIGGMSWESSHVYYQLVNEAVRDRLGGLHSAKCILYSVDFAEIEELQNAGKWEEAGEHMADAARRLEAAEADLIVLCTNTMHKLAYAIQGATSLPFLHIADATAMKIKADGQQRVGLLATRFTMEQDFYTGRLRDTHGLDVLIPDEQGRQTVHEIIYEELCRGIIREESKLAYLKVISELIEAGAEAIILGCTEIGLLITQADCSVPVYDTTEIHAISAVEAALQKE; translated from the coding sequence ATGAAAACAATCGGACTGATCGGCGGCATGAGCTGGGAATCTTCCCATGTGTACTACCAGTTAGTGAATGAGGCAGTGAGGGACAGGTTGGGCGGCCTTCACTCAGCTAAATGCATTCTCTACTCCGTCGACTTTGCGGAAATCGAGGAATTGCAGAATGCGGGGAAATGGGAGGAAGCGGGAGAGCACATGGCTGACGCGGCAAGACGTCTGGAAGCGGCGGAGGCTGATCTGATCGTTCTGTGTACCAATACGATGCACAAGCTCGCCTATGCAATACAGGGCGCGACTAGTCTACCTTTCCTGCACATCGCGGATGCGACAGCCATGAAGATCAAGGCGGATGGACAACAGCGAGTCGGCTTGCTCGCGACACGCTTTACGATGGAACAAGATTTTTACACAGGACGTTTGCGAGACACGCATGGACTGGATGTACTGATTCCAGACGAGCAAGGTAGGCAGACCGTTCATGAGATTATCTATGAGGAGCTGTGCCGGGGCATCATTCGAGAGGAATCAAAGCTTGCCTATCTCAAAGTCATTTCAGAACTGATCGAAGCAGGTGCTGAGGCGATTATTCTCGGCTGTACAGAAATCGGGCTGTTGATTACGCAAGCGGATTGTTCGGTTCCGGTGTATGATACGACTGAAATCCATGCGATTTCTGCGGTGGAAGCTGCATTACAAAAGGAATAA
- the rpiB gene encoding ribose 5-phosphate isomerase B: MKIALASDRGGYALKQYILEELVADQVDVKDFGCDDPTSDDYSKGYPDYAEMVAKAVASGTYDRGILVCGTGIGMSIAANKVKGVRCALVHDTFSAEQTRLYNDSNVLALGEMIIGHTLGHEIVKTWLHTPFVGNVKRLEKIKELEEA; encoded by the coding sequence ATGAAGATCGCCTTAGCCTCCGATCGCGGGGGATACGCCTTAAAGCAATACATTCTGGAAGAGCTGGTTGCTGATCAGGTCGATGTAAAAGACTTTGGATGCGATGATCCGACGTCAGACGATTATTCGAAAGGCTACCCGGACTATGCAGAAATGGTCGCAAAGGCTGTTGCTTCTGGTACCTATGATCGGGGAATTCTCGTGTGTGGGACAGGCATCGGGATGTCCATTGCTGCGAACAAAGTAAAGGGTGTGCGCTGTGCGCTCGTGCACGATACGTTTTCCGCGGAGCAGACCCGCCTGTACAACGACTCCAATGTACTAGCTTTAGGGGAAATGATAATCGGACACACGCTAGGCCATGAGATCGTAAAGACGTGGCTTCATACGCCTTTTGTTGGCAACGTTAAACGACTGGAAAAAATCAAAGAGCTGGAAGAGGCATGA
- a CDS encoding NAD-dependent epimerase/dehydratase family protein, producing MTKRKVLLLGGSGYLGAQIFRHLKQDQENEIVATCFSSPMRSALKRVDVKDASLFAGLLDEFLPDVVIWSLLGKDNIDAQELISKGMQTLLEFVSENSKIIYLSTDGVFGQKTGPFQEEEETELLDERNPLAGYCLAKIRGEELVRERNENHLILRFGPIYGKNDEGMWDKRVRALAVELEQGREVVRTGNLYKTFIHVDDLARAITELMPSSYTGTLHLGPAEKESYYTFCRKMARGLELNPDLVKEDELTVEKASELGIPLDTSLHTNKARAILQTTFRNV from the coding sequence ATGACAAAGCGCAAGGTTCTTTTGCTGGGCGGAAGCGGCTATCTAGGAGCACAAATTTTTCGGCACCTCAAGCAAGATCAGGAGAATGAGATCGTGGCTACTTGCTTTTCTTCGCCCATGCGTTCTGCATTGAAGCGCGTCGATGTGAAGGATGCCTCTTTGTTTGCAGGCTTGCTAGACGAGTTCTTACCTGATGTGGTCATTTGGTCGCTCCTGGGGAAGGACAATATTGACGCACAAGAATTGATTTCAAAAGGCATGCAAACGTTGCTGGAGTTTGTGTCGGAAAATTCAAAAATAATTTATCTTTCCACCGACGGTGTTTTCGGGCAAAAGACCGGTCCCTTTCAGGAAGAGGAGGAAACAGAGCTACTCGACGAAAGGAATCCGCTGGCAGGCTATTGTCTCGCAAAAATAAGAGGAGAAGAGCTTGTCCGCGAACGGAATGAAAATCATCTTATTTTACGCTTTGGTCCGATCTACGGGAAAAACGATGAAGGTATGTGGGACAAAAGGGTAAGAGCGTTGGCAGTCGAGCTGGAACAAGGACGCGAAGTCGTGCGCACGGGAAACTTGTATAAAACCTTTATTCATGTTGACGATTTGGCGCGGGCAATAACCGAACTCATGCCGAGCTCATACACGGGTACCTTGCATCTAGGGCCAGCTGAAAAAGAGAGCTACTACACGTTTTGCAGGAAAATGGCGCGAGGACTAGAACTCAATCCTGATCTGGTAAAAGAAGACGAGCTAACAGTTGAAAAGGCAAGTGAGCTGGGAATCCCGTTAGATACGTCGCTCCATACGAATAAAGCTCGCGCGATTTTACAGACAACATTTCGGAATGTATAG
- a CDS encoding TIGR01777 family oxidoreductase, whose protein sequence is MSKKIVLAGGSGFLGNALAGFLMDKGYEVVILTRGTSHDDQPIRHVHWDGATPGNWTHEISGSYAVINFTGKSVNCLYTQKNKDEIIRSRLDSVRVLTDAILSSAHPPQAFVQAGSLAIFGDTDQECDESAPHGTGFSVNVCQLWEEAFFERVLPQTRKVMLRIGFALGKNGGALEPLAKLASLRLGGTVGTGNQYISWLHVDDLNEMFLFAIQNEEVSGILNATGPQPVTNREFMKTLRKVLNKGWAPPTPAPFVWLGAYLVMRTDPSLALTGRNCVPAKLLENGFTFAHTDLEEALRDLLV, encoded by the coding sequence GTGAGCAAAAAAATTGTTTTGGCAGGCGGTTCCGGTTTCCTAGGGAACGCCTTGGCTGGTTTTTTGATGGATAAAGGCTATGAGGTCGTAATCCTGACGAGAGGCACTTCTCACGACGACCAACCCATCCGTCATGTACATTGGGACGGAGCCACTCCCGGTAATTGGACACATGAGATCAGCGGGAGTTATGCCGTTATCAATTTTACGGGCAAAAGCGTAAATTGCCTGTACACACAAAAAAACAAGGACGAAATCATTCGCTCTCGACTGGACTCCGTTCGTGTCCTGACAGATGCCATCCTAAGTAGTGCACATCCTCCTCAAGCCTTTGTGCAGGCAGGCTCGCTCGCCATCTTTGGGGATACCGATCAGGAATGTGACGAGAGTGCCCCACACGGTACCGGCTTCTCGGTCAACGTCTGCCAGCTGTGGGAAGAGGCGTTTTTTGAGCGCGTCCTTCCTCAGACGAGAAAAGTAATGCTGAGGATTGGTTTCGCACTGGGGAAAAACGGGGGCGCACTCGAACCACTCGCCAAGCTGGCTTCGCTGCGTCTGGGTGGGACCGTGGGAACAGGTAATCAGTACATCAGCTGGCTACATGTGGATGACTTGAACGAGATGTTTTTGTTTGCCATTCAGAACGAAGAAGTCAGCGGCATCCTAAACGCCACAGGTCCACAACCGGTAACCAATCGAGAATTCATGAAGACGCTCCGCAAAGTACTGAACAAGGGCTGGGCCCCTCCTACGCCTGCCCCATTCGTCTGGCTGGGAGCTTATCTCGTCATGCGGACAGACCCGAGTCTTGCTTTGACTGGCCGTAACTGTGTTCCTGCAAAGCTTCTGGAGAACGGTTTTACTTTTGCTCATACCGATTTGGAAGAAGCCTTGCGAGACTTGCTGGTATAG
- a CDS encoding arginine--tRNA ligase, translating into MISQSIVRSLEHSTKSLFHELGLDYTDDVKISVEQPAHLEHGDYSTNIAMQLAKVLRKAPIQIAEMLKDRLEKDGSIDQLVRKIEVAPPGFINMYIDWGQWAQRDFVLPTNSGDKVVIEHTSINPNKSAHIGHLRNSCIGDALVRLLKRVGYNVEVHNYIDDLGNQLADTVVGLLNVPLKKEHTRFGDFSWDIYSQVNKEYELNPQLMEQRTKVLHSLEEGDENLSWVGLLVAERIVREHLEEMNAFGIHYDLLVWESNIVREGFWDSAFDLLKQTSHFYQETSGKLEGCWVLKQSSSEFEDSDPEHNIDKVLVRSNGILTYTAKDIAYHLWKFGLLNKDFLYKRFSEGLWSTHSTGTDSAYGKADMVINVIDYRQQYPQAMVKQALDILGFTAQAEKLRHVSYGVVSLSPSAAKELGIDTSAGKASYAMSGRQGIGVKISELLDLMEGIIERKRSNKQGLSSRIIAAAAIRYYLLRFHLSTEVVFDMEQATETTGNSGVYLMYAHARAVSILSKAEDESISKPLVPGEINQIEKAEHVLLRHLANWQDTLYVAYTELSPNVVCNYAHELATLFNNFYASCPILKASEDQKTLRLWLTLQFKETISDALTVLGLPTPDRM; encoded by the coding sequence ATGATCAGCCAATCGATCGTCAGGAGCTTAGAGCATTCTACGAAAAGCTTGTTTCATGAACTAGGTCTCGACTATACAGATGACGTGAAAATCTCCGTAGAACAACCTGCTCATTTGGAACATGGCGACTACTCCACAAATATTGCCATGCAACTAGCGAAAGTATTACGAAAAGCACCCATTCAAATAGCGGAGATGTTGAAAGACAGGCTGGAAAAGGACGGCAGCATAGATCAATTGGTTAGGAAAATCGAAGTGGCTCCGCCAGGTTTTATCAATATGTACATCGACTGGGGACAATGGGCACAGAGGGACTTTGTCCTTCCTACGAATTCTGGTGATAAGGTAGTAATCGAACATACTTCGATTAATCCAAATAAGTCAGCTCATATCGGACATTTACGAAACTCATGTATTGGCGATGCTCTTGTGCGACTTTTAAAGCGTGTCGGATATAACGTGGAAGTGCACAATTATATCGACGATTTAGGCAATCAGCTAGCTGATACCGTGGTAGGGCTATTGAATGTACCCCTAAAGAAAGAGCACACACGCTTTGGGGACTTCTCCTGGGATATATATTCTCAAGTAAACAAGGAATATGAACTAAATCCACAGCTCATGGAGCAGCGAACCAAAGTCCTCCATTCGCTCGAGGAGGGGGATGAGAACTTATCTTGGGTCGGATTGCTCGTGGCTGAGCGAATCGTTCGTGAACATCTCGAAGAAATGAATGCATTTGGCATCCACTATGATTTGCTGGTATGGGAAAGCAATATCGTTAGAGAGGGTTTCTGGGATTCGGCATTCGACCTGCTGAAACAAACATCCCATTTTTATCAGGAAACTTCCGGAAAGCTCGAAGGATGCTGGGTACTCAAACAATCTTCCTCTGAATTCGAAGATAGTGATCCAGAACATAACATAGACAAGGTTTTAGTTCGTTCCAATGGAATTTTGACCTATACAGCAAAAGATATTGCTTACCATCTGTGGAAATTTGGATTACTAAATAAGGACTTCCTGTATAAGCGCTTTTCCGAAGGCTTATGGTCGACGCATAGCACTGGAACCGATTCCGCTTATGGCAAAGCAGATATGGTCATTAATGTAATCGACTATCGCCAGCAATACCCTCAAGCCATGGTTAAACAGGCTCTTGATATTTTAGGTTTCACGGCGCAGGCTGAGAAGCTCAGACACGTAAGCTATGGCGTAGTCTCCCTAAGTCCATCAGCCGCAAAAGAGCTAGGAATAGATACTTCCGCTGGAAAAGCTTCCTACGCCATGTCCGGAAGACAAGGAATTGGGGTTAAGATATCCGAATTACTCGACTTAATGGAAGGTATCATTGAGAGGAAACGTTCAAACAAGCAAGGTCTATCGAGTAGAATCATCGCGGCAGCGGCGATCCGTTACTACCTTCTCCGCTTTCATTTATCGACAGAGGTCGTTTTCGATATGGAACAAGCAACAGAAACTACGGGAAATTCAGGGGTATATTTGATGTATGCTCACGCTCGCGCCGTCAGTATTTTAAGCAAAGCTGAGGATGAATCAATCAGTAAACCACTCGTTCCAGGCGAAATCAATCAGATAGAAAAAGCTGAACACGTATTACTCAGGCATTTAGCTAACTGGCAAGATACTTTATATGTCGCCTATACCGAATTGTCTCCAAACGTCGTGTGCAATTATGCTCATGAGTTGGCAACCTTGTTCAACAATTTCTACGCATCTTGTCCCATTCTTAAAGCGAGCGAAGATCAAAAAACATTGAGACTATGGCTGACCTTACAATTCAAAGAGACAATTAGTGATGCCCTAACGGTGCTTGGGCTGCCTACGCCTGACCGTATGTAA